One Roseimaritima multifibrata DNA window includes the following coding sequences:
- a CDS encoding PVC-type heme-binding CxxCH protein, with the protein MEMLARVCQFSICLSWTLFVVCLGGRTIADDFPQPINTEPANAVLTSPEEALQGIEVPKDFQVTLFASEPDIHQPIALATDDAGRLWVAENYTYSDLPTNFDDSLRDRIVILEDTNHDGKFDKRKVFWDKGKRLTSIEIGHGGVWVLDAPNLLFIPDADGDDVPDGEPVVMLDGWDSQAARHTIVNGLRWGPDGWLYGRNGIMAISNVGVPGASPDQRTRIDCGIWRFHPTRHQFEVVSAGTTNPWGMDWDQNGQMFFINTVIGHLWHVIPGARYRRMYGEHFNPHTYGVIEQTADHFHWDTNELWHDIRKDGKTIMTQTTDAAGGGHAHCGMMILQGDAFPADLQQSVLALNLHGRRINRDTLHRHGATYTARHAEDFLKVADPWFRGVEILAGRAGEIYIADWSDVGECHENDGIHRTSGRIYRLTHTGQTQSERPNVAAVSGLSLEELIDQVDSGWEWLSRKCLLELAERTARGEDVQAVQETLRQQFRQASSEHQKLRLLWALNVVGAATPEILQESLRDPSEHVRVWAIQLLAEADYPSPALLETYRDLAVSDQSGLVVTWLASNLQRLKMADRWAIASAIAQREEYANDRVLPLMLWFGIEPAVLSDREQAVQLALTSKIPLVREYITRRVTQEIDRQPEFTEALLASDLVRKSDSDPAIVKDILLGMTEALRGWRKGPELKGWSSFAETHSDHSDEEIGQLVRELSLVFGDGRAMEELRAIVMDGNASLLERRAAIQALVLARDGELVPSLQQLIGDRYLAADAITGLASFSDPKTGNILVGRFNGFNTASKRAAIATLASRPAYATVLIDAVAAGKIEREEISAFQLRQMQNSSDPKLAKKVAELWPELEALSEEKTAQMQVLRERLSSEKLADADLSAGRSLFVQSCVNCHTLFGEGKKIGPELTGAQRNNLNYLLENIVDPSATVSENFRLSVILMEDGRVLNGVVVGRTEKTLTVQTATEQLVVQRQEIEEMRESKLSLMPENLIDLLTETQVRDLFAYLMSPSQVPLPQADQK; encoded by the coding sequence ATGGAAATGCTCGCTCGCGTCTGCCAATTCAGTATCTGCCTGAGCTGGACCCTGTTCGTTGTTTGCTTGGGCGGGAGAACCATCGCTGATGATTTTCCGCAACCGATAAATACCGAACCCGCCAATGCGGTTTTGACTTCCCCAGAAGAAGCCCTTCAGGGAATCGAAGTGCCGAAAGACTTTCAGGTCACACTGTTTGCGTCCGAGCCCGACATCCATCAACCCATCGCGCTTGCGACCGACGATGCGGGCCGATTGTGGGTTGCCGAAAACTACACTTATTCGGATTTGCCAACCAATTTTGATGATTCATTGCGTGACAGGATTGTCATTCTTGAGGATACCAACCATGACGGGAAATTCGACAAGCGAAAAGTCTTCTGGGATAAGGGCAAACGACTGACAAGCATTGAAATTGGGCACGGAGGTGTGTGGGTACTGGATGCGCCCAATCTGCTCTTCATTCCAGATGCCGACGGGGACGACGTTCCTGATGGAGAACCGGTTGTCATGTTGGATGGCTGGGACAGTCAAGCTGCACGTCATACGATCGTCAATGGTTTGCGATGGGGACCCGATGGTTGGCTTTACGGCCGAAACGGGATCATGGCGATATCGAATGTCGGAGTCCCAGGAGCCTCACCGGATCAGCGGACGCGAATCGATTGTGGGATCTGGCGTTTCCACCCTACACGGCACCAGTTTGAGGTCGTGAGTGCGGGAACGACAAACCCTTGGGGAATGGATTGGGACCAGAACGGTCAGATGTTCTTTATCAACACGGTCATCGGTCATCTATGGCATGTCATACCCGGCGCTCGCTACCGTCGTATGTACGGAGAACACTTCAACCCGCACACCTACGGAGTGATCGAACAGACGGCAGACCATTTTCACTGGGATACCAATGAACTCTGGCACGACATCCGTAAGGATGGCAAAACCATCATGACACAGACGACCGATGCTGCTGGCGGAGGACACGCCCACTGTGGGATGATGATTCTTCAAGGGGATGCGTTTCCTGCAGACCTTCAGCAGTCGGTCCTTGCACTGAACCTGCACGGGCGCCGCATCAACCGTGATACCTTGCATCGTCATGGGGCGACCTATACCGCTCGCCATGCGGAGGACTTTCTAAAGGTAGCCGATCCTTGGTTCCGAGGTGTCGAAATACTGGCGGGTCGCGCTGGCGAAATCTACATTGCCGACTGGTCCGACGTTGGGGAGTGTCATGAGAACGATGGGATCCACCGCACCTCGGGGCGGATCTATCGACTAACTCATACCGGACAAACGCAGTCGGAACGGCCAAACGTTGCAGCGGTAAGTGGGCTTTCTCTAGAGGAACTGATCGATCAAGTTGATTCGGGTTGGGAATGGTTGTCCAGGAAATGCCTGTTGGAATTGGCCGAAAGGACCGCGCGCGGCGAAGATGTACAAGCCGTTCAAGAAACGTTGCGGCAACAGTTCCGTCAAGCTTCCTCCGAACACCAGAAGTTGCGTTTGTTGTGGGCGTTGAACGTCGTCGGAGCAGCTACCCCCGAAATCCTGCAGGAATCGCTTCGTGATCCCAGCGAACATGTTCGAGTCTGGGCGATTCAGTTGTTGGCTGAAGCCGATTATCCATCTCCTGCATTGTTGGAAACATATCGCGATCTAGCGGTGTCGGACCAATCGGGGTTGGTGGTGACATGGCTGGCATCGAATCTGCAACGATTGAAAATGGCTGACCGCTGGGCCATCGCCAGTGCAATCGCTCAGCGAGAAGAGTATGCAAACGACCGCGTGTTGCCGCTAATGTTGTGGTTCGGGATTGAACCGGCTGTGTTGTCCGATCGGGAACAAGCCGTGCAGTTAGCTTTGACCAGCAAGATCCCGTTGGTTCGCGAATACATCACGCGCCGCGTGACACAGGAAATCGATCGCCAACCAGAATTTACCGAAGCCCTTTTAGCATCCGATCTGGTTCGTAAGTCAGATAGCGATCCGGCGATTGTTAAAGACATTTTGCTGGGCATGACCGAGGCGCTTCGTGGCTGGCGAAAAGGACCCGAGCTAAAAGGCTGGAGCTCCTTCGCTGAAACCCATTCGGATCACTCTGACGAAGAAATTGGTCAGCTGGTGCGAGAGCTGTCCTTGGTGTTTGGCGACGGCCGAGCGATGGAGGAATTGCGAGCGATCGTGATGGACGGGAATGCCTCGCTGCTCGAACGACGCGCTGCGATTCAAGCGCTGGTCCTTGCCCGAGACGGCGAACTTGTCCCCTCCTTGCAACAGTTGATCGGTGACCGTTATTTGGCGGCAGATGCAATCACGGGGCTGGCTTCTTTCAGTGATCCCAAGACCGGTAATATTCTTGTTGGGCGGTTCAATGGGTTTAATACGGCTTCCAAGCGAGCAGCCATCGCTACCCTCGCTTCCCGCCCCGCCTATGCCACCGTTTTGATCGACGCCGTTGCTGCTGGAAAGATTGAGCGTGAGGAAATCTCCGCTTTCCAGCTTCGTCAAATGCAGAATTCCAGCGATCCAAAACTTGCCAAAAAAGTTGCGGAATTATGGCCAGAGCTTGAGGCATTGTCGGAAGAGAAAACCGCACAAATGCAGGTTCTTCGCGAGCGTTTGAGCAGCGAAAAATTGGCGGACGCCGATCTATCTGCAGGTCGATCCCTTTTTGTTCAGTCCTGCGTCAATTGCCACACTTTGTTTGGTGAAGGCAAAAAAATTGGTCCTGAATTAACCGGCGCCCAACGCAATAACCTGAACTACCTGTTGGAGAATATTGTCGACCCAAGTGCAACCGTGTCGGAGAACTTCAGATTATCCGTGATCCTCATGGAAGATGGACGCGTCCTGAACGGCGTGGTCGTGGGACGTACCGAAAAGACGTTGACGGTGCAAACCGCAACGGAACAACTGGTGGTCCAGCGGCAAGAGATTGAAGAAATGCGGGAGTCGAAGCTTTCTTTGATGCCGGAGAACTTGATCGATTTGCTGACCGAAACGCAGGTTCGAGACCTGTTTGCGTACCTAATGTCGCCAAGCCAAGTACCACTTCCGCAGGCTGATCAGAAGTAG
- a CDS encoding DUF4328 domain-containing protein, translating into MSTENPYLSPDFSADPTQYSAQSPNGSLYTYKSLTGLTWWARISLWLTAVSVLVFSLTDLIANFTVAGYREGEFDLDNGTILFLVVLLALSALGIVFLMLSNIIAIPMWMYRANANVRALGTQGVTYTPGWTAGYWFIPFLNLIRPFQAMKEIYQASAADPTATTHDAWKLPDAPSYIGIWWGTWIIGNILARVESRMVDSEMVELPLLATVSVVGTILTIVSALLAAKIIGTVNQLQIKRVNSGVVNQWNE; encoded by the coding sequence ATGTCTACCGAAAACCCCTACTTGTCTCCAGATTTCTCTGCCGATCCAACGCAGTATTCGGCACAGTCCCCCAATGGTTCGCTCTATACCTACAAGTCCTTAACTGGACTCACGTGGTGGGCGCGGATCTCTTTGTGGTTGACCGCTGTTTCGGTGCTTGTTTTTTCGCTAACCGATCTGATTGCCAATTTTACAGTTGCTGGATATCGGGAAGGCGAATTTGACCTAGATAATGGAACGATCCTTTTTCTTGTTGTCCTCCTCGCTTTGTCGGCCCTGGGAATCGTTTTCCTGATGTTGTCTAACATCATCGCGATACCGATGTGGATGTACCGAGCGAATGCGAACGTTCGCGCACTGGGCACACAGGGTGTAACGTACACACCGGGGTGGACTGCCGGTTATTGGTTCATCCCGTTTTTGAATCTCATTCGTCCCTTCCAAGCGATGAAAGAGATTTACCAAGCCAGTGCAGCAGATCCTACGGCGACTACGCATGATGCTTGGAAATTGCCTGATGCACCTTCCTACATAGGGATCTGGTGGGGGACGTGGATCATTGGCAACATCCTGGCACGGGTAGAATCGCGAATGGTCGATTCGGAGATGGTTGAATTGCCTCTGTTAGCGACCGTTTCTGTTGTCGGAACAATCCTAACGATCGTGAGTGCCTTGTTAGCAGCAAAAATTATTGGAACGGTCAATCAACTCCAGATTAAGCGTGTGAATTCAGGTGTCGTGAATCAGTGGAACGAATAG
- a CDS encoding leucine-rich repeat domain-containing protein: MDRNRLSAVLGWFVFLAIVVAINWPYQYSTHRTTGPMGRIGVSINHLDGDFALPVIAGWPCHFYYHFDYGERQPKYSRWSYAALLGNLVLIVTTVLALVFYQRRRRYASLNQTGKASKESKRGQLSIADLVIATMVVAMPLGYWQLLKRRGEQELERIAGIDEIGNYARSAELPRFLEEHLPGPFVEACMRVTNVTVTAPDQQLLDGIMQLPHLKEFRIGGGDYALSSLRSLPNFRDLTVLQISGRELDVQTIQMVSQIERLRHLDLGRTNVSSSALTLLSELPRLRLLNLIGSGVRLDQIQHPICPQSLQVLCLPRPEPGHTDHLVVEGYPRLSQILCQSHDAAANSSVLEIEIRDCPEFLSLMMGGMQKVSIKLENLPMLWQIVSINALWQQRIAASESIPGELWVKSLQIDGAPNLVEFDFFVRDLEYLRFKNVPKLKTVGVASYRKFGDGSTRQEEFLSPTAIKAMVEGFAESDGPEKIDLAAVPLQGVDLGALAENPRIVSLDLSDSNTNSRDWETLREIAQLQSLNVSRNPGSNISLASLLEKFPNLQRLTCDNLSQSDFVIEGKDELETIFITTNVFGMEEKGSSSTLNVWNQQRIRLANLPKFNNTISIGPFSSHIELVNVPSLKGLTIHRPLSQENVLAGFRDLKTFAVGGKYVDDQLLQELSTCRSIQHLALVHASASWEEIGKLLAVNPILTLDLRGTVVDDQLLAQIRDVKQLEEVYLDDTGVTGKVLQSLAPAVGLLTLGINGAALTEAEIDSLNQFRNLKRLHLSGSNLTPTQLEKMLGRPRLKHLDLSGQPFGREHAQALLDARLEGLQFLALSGKEIDPQAVIMLLQGYPRLELSLPDECLPVELYSELLTRGRVRANDQGDSADRLWSTVFQMTQDPELQSSRPVEMIIQPWMFEPKEEVQFDAEF; this comes from the coding sequence ATGGACAGGAACCGACTAAGTGCCGTTTTGGGGTGGTTCGTGTTCCTTGCGATCGTTGTGGCGATTAACTGGCCTTACCAGTATTCCACCCATCGAACCACCGGTCCGATGGGGCGGATTGGGGTAAGCATTAACCATTTGGATGGTGATTTTGCATTGCCTGTGATTGCTGGCTGGCCCTGTCACTTCTACTACCATTTCGACTACGGGGAACGCCAACCGAAATACAGTCGCTGGTCTTATGCAGCGTTGTTAGGCAATTTGGTGTTGATCGTGACGACTGTTTTGGCACTTGTTTTCTATCAGCGCCGTCGTCGCTACGCATCATTAAATCAAACTGGAAAGGCAAGCAAAGAGTCGAAGAGGGGGCAGCTCTCGATTGCCGACTTGGTGATCGCCACCATGGTGGTTGCCATGCCGCTGGGATACTGGCAACTCTTAAAACGTCGCGGTGAGCAAGAGCTGGAACGGATTGCAGGAATTGACGAAATTGGTAATTACGCTCGCTCGGCGGAATTGCCGAGATTTCTCGAAGAACATCTTCCCGGACCGTTTGTCGAAGCGTGCATGCGGGTCACGAACGTGACCGTGACCGCCCCCGATCAGCAGCTTCTCGATGGAATCATGCAGCTGCCGCATCTGAAAGAGTTTCGCATTGGCGGAGGCGATTACGCGTTAAGTTCTTTGAGATCGTTGCCAAACTTCCGTGACCTAACCGTTCTGCAGATTTCTGGTCGTGAGTTGGACGTTCAGACGATTCAGATGGTCAGCCAGATCGAACGACTGCGGCATCTGGATCTTGGCCGCACCAATGTCTCTTCTTCAGCGTTGACGTTGTTGAGTGAATTGCCGCGATTGCGACTTTTGAATTTAATCGGGTCGGGCGTGCGACTAGATCAGATACAGCATCCCATCTGCCCTCAATCACTGCAGGTTTTGTGTTTGCCTCGCCCAGAGCCGGGCCATACGGATCATTTGGTGGTGGAGGGATATCCGCGGTTGTCGCAAATCCTCTGCCAATCACATGATGCTGCAGCGAATAGTTCGGTACTGGAAATCGAAATACGCGACTGTCCCGAATTTCTAAGTTTAATGATGGGAGGGATGCAGAAGGTTTCCATTAAGTTGGAGAACCTACCGATGTTGTGGCAGATTGTTTCGATCAACGCTTTATGGCAACAACGCATCGCGGCTTCGGAATCGATCCCAGGTGAGCTGTGGGTCAAATCATTGCAGATAGACGGCGCACCGAACCTGGTCGAATTCGATTTCTTTGTGCGAGATCTTGAGTATTTGCGTTTTAAAAATGTCCCCAAGTTAAAGACCGTCGGCGTCGCTTCTTACCGGAAATTTGGGGATGGTTCGACACGCCAAGAAGAGTTTCTTAGCCCAACAGCGATCAAGGCGATGGTCGAAGGTTTTGCTGAGAGTGATGGTCCTGAAAAAATTGATTTAGCGGCGGTGCCGTTGCAAGGCGTTGACTTGGGGGCTCTTGCCGAAAATCCGCGGATCGTGAGTCTGGACCTGTCGGATAGCAATACCAACTCGCGAGACTGGGAGACATTACGTGAAATAGCGCAACTGCAAAGCTTGAACGTCAGCAGGAACCCAGGGTCGAACATTTCTTTGGCCAGCCTATTGGAAAAGTTTCCCAACCTGCAGCGTTTGACCTGCGATAATCTTTCACAGAGTGATTTCGTGATCGAAGGCAAGGATGAATTGGAAACGATTTTTATAACCACTAACGTCTTTGGCATGGAAGAAAAGGGTTCTTCTTCGACTCTAAACGTTTGGAACCAGCAGCGCATTCGGCTGGCAAATCTTCCCAAGTTCAATAACACCATTTCGATTGGCCCTTTTTCAAGTCACATCGAATTGGTGAACGTTCCTAGCCTGAAAGGGCTGACGATTCATCGACCGCTTTCGCAGGAGAACGTGTTGGCGGGATTTCGGGACTTGAAAACATTTGCTGTCGGTGGAAAGTACGTTGACGATCAGCTTTTGCAAGAATTGTCTACTTGTAGATCTATTCAGCATTTGGCTTTGGTGCACGCCAGTGCCAGTTGGGAGGAAATCGGCAAACTATTGGCGGTCAATCCCATCCTTACTTTGGATCTAAGAGGAACCGTGGTGGACGATCAGCTGCTTGCGCAGATTCGTGACGTGAAGCAATTGGAGGAAGTCTATTTAGATGACACGGGGGTCACCGGAAAAGTGCTGCAGTCGCTGGCTCCGGCAGTTGGGTTGCTGACACTAGGGATCAATGGGGCAGCCCTGACAGAGGCGGAAATCGATTCTTTGAACCAATTCAGGAATCTGAAACGTTTGCATTTGAGCGGCAGCAATCTAACGCCAACGCAGTTAGAGAAGATGTTGGGTCGACCGAGGCTAAAACACCTAGACCTTTCGGGACAGCCGTTTGGTCGCGAGCATGCCCAAGCGTTGCTGGATGCCCGATTGGAGGGTTTGCAGTTTCTGGCGTTAAGTGGGAAGGAAATTGACCCACAGGCGGTCATCATGTTGCTCCAGGGATACCCGCGACTGGAGCTTTCGTTGCCTGACGAATGCCTCCCGGTAGAGTTGTATTCGGAGTTGTTGACAAGAGGTCGGGTTCGGGCAAATGACCAGGGAGATTCGGCGGACCGATTGTGGTCTACCGTATTCCAAATGACGCAAGATCCCGAATTGCAATCCAGCCGCCCCGTGGAAATGATCATCCAGCCTTGGATGTTCGAACCAAAGGAAGAGGTCCAGTTTGATGCTGAATTCTAA